A window of the Ogataea parapolymorpha DL-1 chromosome V, whole genome shotgun sequence genome harbors these coding sequences:
- a CDS encoding Protein involved in exosome mediated 3' to 5' mRNA degradation gives MGKQYISTAIVGDAHQSDILDVCVSKKYTVTCSADGSLKLWSNSSSDRPLETKVFVDKFGLHHVSLFETSDFLLIGTVSFSGKFYLYKMSDQLVAVDDLPAELKNEKSSFWALKFMKDLEEDNNVLAITMASGETQIYNLQGETLTYTATTSSTDKSFATSVDLDPTFKRMAVGHQNGNVYIYDLEYLKPLYEFQSYGLKKATSSSSLSTVRCVRFSPGGTLLAVARDSGAYGTIFLYDVKYGEVIGTLTNASHSSNVGIGGFAHNSWCMSVSFNEDGTLLASGGLDDTIRVWSTSTRTKEASLVVSKSDVDDEALSHTNQLDNATCCALSFIPRGLVAGEGDNDGLVIVGFDRVVRWFREAGGV, from the coding sequence ATGGGAAAACAATATATATCCACTGCGATCGTGGGAGACGCGCACCAGTCCGACATTCTGGACGTCTGCgtctccaaaaaatataccGTCACCTGCTCGGCCGACGGATCGCTTAAACTTTGGTCCAATTCCTCTTCCGACCGGCCATTGGAAACAAAGGTGTTTGTCGACAAGTTTGGGCTACACCACGTTTCCCTGTTTGAAACGAGCGATTTCTTACTGATTGGCACGGTGTCTTTTTCGGGAAAGTTCTACCTGTACAAAATGAGcgatcagctcgtcgccgtTGACGACCTTCCTGCGGAGCTTAAGAACGAGAAAAGCTCATTTTGGGCACTAAAATTCATGAAGGACCTCGAAGAGGACAACAACGTGTTGGCGATCACGATGGCTTCCGGAGAAACACAGATATACAACTTGCAGGGTGAAACATTGACGTACACTGCCACAACGTCCTCAACAGACAAATCGTTTGCAACGAGTGTTGATCTGGACCCTACATTTAAGAGAATGGCCGTTGGCCACCAGAACGGCAACGTGTACATCTACGACCTGGAGTACCTCAAGCCATTATATGAGTTTCAATCCTACGGCCTGAAGAAGGCGACGTCCTCGAGCTCACTGTCGACAGTGCGATGTGTGCGATTCTCGCCCGGAGGCACGCTGTTGGCGGTGGCGCGCGACTCGGGCGCATACGGGACTATCTTCTTGTACGACGTAAAATATGGCGAGGTCATTGGCACGCTGACCAATGCGTCGCACTCGTCAAATGTCGGGATCGGCGGTTTTGCGCACAACAGCTGGTGCATGTCGGTTTCGTTCAACGAGGACGGGACGCTGCTGGCCAGTGGAGGTTTGGACGACACGATTCGGGTCTGGAGCACAAGTACGCGGACCAAGGAGGCCAGTCTGGTGGTGAGCAAGTCGGAcgttgacgacgaggcccTGAGCCACACGAACCAGTTGGACAATGCGACGTGCTGTGCTCTTTCGTTCATTCCTAGAGGTCTGGTGGCGGGTGAGGGCGACAACGACGGGCTGGTGATAGTTGGGTTCGACAGGGTGGTCAGATGGTTCAGGGAGGCTGGAGGAGTGTAG
- a CDS encoding Glutamate decarboxylase, converts glutamate into gamma-aminobutyric acid (GABA) yields the protein MTLSSHIDSDELEGKILEAESPANKLVNKYISAKKQFHNTRAEEKPASKIVSKFRGIAEKYRIQENGMEPRQVYEILHDELTLDGTTTLNLASFVNTHIEREAEQLIIENLTKNLADNDEYPILLEMQQRCISILGNMWNAPADLKNGALGTACTGSSEAIMLGGLAMKKNWQAKRKAAGKDYHHPNILMASCCQVALEKFARYFDVEERIIPVSNTDFLLDYELIRRNLDENTIGVFVILGSTYTGGFESVEKVNDILQEYEDETGHFIPIHVDAASAGFLASFVYPDLAWDFRIPRVVSINTSGHKFGLATAGLGWVVFRTKDWLPEELKFQLQYLGGLEESFTINFSRPGYQVIHQYFNFLHLGQKGYFEIFDNCLTNARILSRFLEETGIFVCVSNLHLPKGHTARGAPQEAPSPVSHHAYLSDHNYYNPALPVVSFQLSKEFMDAYPEIPQSLVSALLRNRKWIVPNYGLPKTSKEDENENNEILRIVAKYNLTSQLLDKLMHDIVEVMEVLMKSVALVRKNVEKLKTGSKEADNDMMYNMLLSIANDGNEKLIKLKNTPPESKHNSFRGPC from the coding sequence ATGACACTCTCATCCCATATCGACTCCGACGAACTCGAGGGCAAGATCCTCGAGGCTGAGTCTCCGGCCAATAAGCTTGTCAACAAGTATATAAGTGCCAAGAAGCAATTCCACAATACACGTGCGGAGGAAAAGCCTGCCAGCAAGATCGTGTCTAAGTTCCGGGGCATTGCCGAGAAATACAGGATCCAGGAGAATGGAATGGAGCCAAGACAGGTGTACGAGATTCTACACGACGAATTGACCCTGGACGGCACCACGACACTCAATCTGGCCTCGTTTGTCAACACCCACATAGAAAGGGAGGCCGAACAGCTGATCATCGAAAACCTAACTAAGAACCTTGCCGATAACGACGAGTACCCAATCCTGCTGGAGATGCAGCAAAGGTGCATTTCGATTCTGGGAAACATGTGGAACGCTCCTGCCGATTTGAAAAACGGCGCCCTCGGAACCGCCTGCACCGGCTCATCCGAAGCCATTATGTTGGGAGGACTTGCTATGAAGAAAAACTGGCAGGCCAAACGCAAAGCAGCAGGAAAGGATTACCACCATCCAAACATCCTCATGGCATCCTGCTGCCAGGTGGCCCTCGAGAAATTTGCCAGGTACTTTGACGTCGAGGAACGCATAATTCCCGTGTCCAACACAGACTTTTTGCTCGATTACGAGCTAATCAGACGCAACCTGGACGAAAACACAATCGGCGTTTTTGTTATTCTGGGGTCCACATACACGGGAGGCTTCGAAAGTGTTGAGAAGGTCAATGATATTTTGCAGGAATACGAGGACGAGACTGGTCATTTTATCCCTATCCATGTGGACGCCGCATCCGCCGGGTTCCTTGCCTCTTTCGTGTACCCAGACCTTGCGTGGGACTTCAGAATCCCTCGCGTGGTGTCGATCAATACATCCGGCCACAAATTTGGTCTTGCTACCGCAGGTCTTGGTTGGGTCGTTTTCCGTACCAAAGATTGGCTACCAGAAGAGCTCAAATTTCAACTACAGTATCTTGGAGGCCTGGAAGAGTCTTTCACCATCAACTTCTCCAGACCAGGCTACCAGGTCATCCACCAGTACTTCAACTTCCTCCATCTGGGCCAAAAGGGATACTTTGAGATTTTTGACAACTGCCTAACAAACGCACGCATTTTGTCGAGATTCCTAGAAGAAACTGGAATTTTTGTCTGCGTCTCAAACCTGCACCTGCCTAAGGGTCACACGGCACGCGGCGCACCGCAGGAGGCCCCAAGTCCCGTCAGCCACCATGCCTATTTATCGGACCACAACTACTATAACCCTGCACTGCCTGTTGTTTCCTTCCAGCTTTCGAAGGAGTTCATGGATGCGTACCCAGAAATTCCACAATCCCTGGTGTCTGCTCTGCTGAGAAACCGCAAATGGATCGTTCCAAACTATGGtcttccaaaaacgtccaAAGAGGACGAGAATGAGAACAACGAGATCCTCAGAATTGTGGCCAAGTACAACTTGACGTCCCAGTTGTTGGACAAACTGATGCACGACATCGTCGAGGTTATGGAGGTGCTCATGAAGTCTGTCGCACTTGTCAGAAAGAAcgtcgagaagctgaaaacCGGATCAAAAGAAGCAGACAATGACATGATGTACAACATGCTTCTTTCTATTGCCAATGACGGCAATGAGAAGCTGATTAAACTGAAAAACACACCACCAGAGTCCAAACACAACTCATTCAGAGGCCCATGCTAG
- a CDS encoding putative sugar kinase — protein sequence MATHIHSAKSFTNPFHLSLRNLQVADKQGDPIYYVGVDVGTGSARAAVVDQTGAILGLAERPITRNELKANFITQSSTEIWDAICYCVKTAISQSHVDPADVLGIGFDATCSLVAINEKTDEPMAVGPDFADDLENIILWMDHRAEVEVNEINATHDECLKYVGGKMSIEMELPKMKWLKNHMPKDSNGESLFKQCKFYDLADFLTHKATGSETRSFCSTVCKQGYIPEGITNRNGWSSEFLNKIDLPELVEDNFRRLGGVDGVNGKFLSAGETVGSLTERAAEQLGLTTDCYVGSGVIDAYAGWIGTVAAQTETPIADLVEQDKNNKGMAKAKGRLAAVAGTSTCHICLDDKPIFVDGVWGPYRDVMAKGFWLAEGGQSCTGALLAHVLSTHPAYMELGVASEASGTSRFDFLNSRLEQLKKSTKERSVVALAKNLFFYGDFHGNRSPIADPQMRASIIGQSMDTSLDSLAVEYLAACEFIGQQTRHIIEKMEVAGYDIKAIFMSGGQCRNGLLMRLLADCTGLPIVIPRYIDASVVFGSAMLGAVAAEDALKNRKGPNAKSRRNSAVSNLDNPQSQPDQPPSPYTAPSATASMTSISALAAGNAQSAYPFPTMTPIEDESKQLGANLDASDDDEDAQLSFGSKSRAQATATKNFISKKTGTGPGDKLWKVMTELSGVGRIIYPSSETDPDRKLLNTKYKIFLDQIETQQRYRAMVAKTEEAIKAYLNI from the coding sequence ATGGCAACGCACATTCATTCTGCAAAGTCATTTACCAATCCCTTCCACTTGTCGTTGCGAAACTTGCAAGTAGCCGACAAACAGGGTGACCCGATCTACTACGTGGGTGTTGATGTTGGCACGGGATCAGCGAGGGCTGCCGTTGTTGACCAGACCGGAGCGATTCTCGGTCTTGCCGAGCGGCCAATCACAAgaaacgagctcaaggccaACTTTATCACCCAGTCGTCCACGGAGATCTGGGATGCTATTTGTTACTGCGTGAAGACAGCAATCTCGCAGTCGCACGTTGATCCTGCCGACGTGCTGGGTATCGGTTTCGACGCCACCTGTTCTCTGGTGGCCATCAACGAGAAGACCGACGAGCCAATGGCTGTGGGCCCAGACTTTGCAGACGACTTGGAAAACATCATTCTATGGATGGACCATAGAGCAGAGGTCGAGGTGAATGAAATCAATGCCACGCACGACGAGTGTCTTAAGTACGTGGGCGGCAAAATGTCTATTGAGATGGAGTTGCCAAAGATGAAATGGTTGAAGAACCACATGCCCAAGGACTCAAACGGCGAGTCGCTGTTCAAACAATGCAAATTTTACGATCTTGCCGACTTCCTCACCCACAAGGCCACAGGCTCTGAGACCAGGTCGTTCTGCAGCACTGTGTGCAAGCAGGGTTATATTCCCGAGGGAATCACAAACAGAAATGGCTGGTCTTCGGAATTTCTGAACAAGATCGATCTGCCtgagctggtggaggacaACTTCAGAAGACTTGGTGGAGTCGACGGCGTGAACGGCAAGTTCTTGTCTGCGGGAGAAACCGTGGGAAGCCTTACAGAGAGAGCTGCCGAGCAATTGGGATTAACTACAGACTGTTACGTCGGCTCTGGTGTGATCGACGCTTACGCTGGGTGGATCGGAACTGTTGCTGCGCAGACAGAGACACCGATCGCGGATCTTGTGGAACAggacaagaacaacaaggGAATGGCCAAGGCCAAGGGGAGacttgctgctgttgctggaaCGTCGACTTGTCACATCTGTCTTGACGACAAGCCGATTTTCGTGGACGGTGTTTGGGGTCCCTACAGAGACGTGATGGCCAAAGGATTCTGGCTCGCAGAGGGCGGCCAATCGTGCACCGGTGCGCTGCTTGCACATGTGCTGTCGACCCATCCGGCCTACATGGAGCTTGGCGTGGCTTCCGAGGCTTCTGGCACGTCGAGATTCGACTTTTTAAACTCTAgacttgagcagctcaagaaaTCCACCAAGGAGAGATCTGTGGTGGCCCTTGCGAAGAACCTGTTCTTTTACGGAGACTTCCACGGAAACAGGTCACCAATTGCCGACCCACAGATGAGAGCCTCGATCATTGGCCAGAGTATGGACACCTCCCTGGACTCGCTGGCTGTTGAGTACCTCGCTGCGTGCGAGTTCATTGGCCAGCAAACCAGACACATCATTGAGAAGATGGAGGTTGCTGGGTACGACATCAAGGCCATCTTTATGAGCGGTGGCCAATGTCGTAACGGATTGCTGATGAGATTGCTGGCAGACTGTACTGGGCTGCCTATTGTGATTCCTAGATACATCGATGCGTCTGTTGTGTTTGGTTCTGCCATGCTGGGTGCAGTGGCAGCAGAGGACGCGCTGAAGAACCGCAAGGGACCAAACGCCAAGTCCAGAAGAAACTCTGCGGTGTCCAACTTGGATAACCCGCAAAGCCAACCAGACCAGCCTCCTTCTCCATACACAGCACCATCGGCTACGGCCTCCATGACGTCGATCAGCGCTCTGGCTGCCGGAAACGCGCAATCGGCATATCCTTTCCCTACCATGACCCCAATTGAGGACGAGTCGAAGCAGTTGGGAGCCAATCTCGACGCAtcggacgacgacgaggacgcaCAGCTGTCGTTCGGCTCAAAGAGCCGTGCACAGGCCACTGCCACGAAAAATTTCATCTCGAAAAAGACTGGAACCGGTCCCGGCGACAAGCTGTGGAAGGTTATGACCGAGCTTTCGGGCGTAGGTCGCATTATCTATCCGTCCAGCGAAACTGATCCAGACAGGAAGCTTTTGAACACTAAATACAAGATTTTCCTGGACCAGATCGAGACGCAGCAGAGGTACCGGGCAATGGTTGCGAAGACCGAGGAGGCCATTAAAGCTTACTTGAATATATAG
- a CDS encoding Negative cofactor 2 complex subunit alpha: MTESEAPASYANIKTHFPAARIKKLMQTDEDIGKVAQATPVAVGRALELFLCSLVEKSVETATNDQSKKITIQILNKTIQENEQFDFVVGVCDKYLNKNSNASSTSSSASAQQE; the protein is encoded by the coding sequence ATGACAGAGAGCGAGGCACCAGCCAGTTACGCCAATATCAAGACACATTTCCCTGCCGCACGCATCAAGAAGCTAATGCAGACCGATGAGGATATTGGAAAGGTGGCACAGGCGACGCCTGTGGCCGTGGGGCGCGCGCTGGAGCTATTTTTGTGCTCGCTGGTGGAGAAGTCTGTCGAGACGGCTACCAACGACCAGAGTAAGAAGATCACGATCCAGATCCTGAACAAGACGATTCAGGAGAACGAGCAATTTGACTTTGTGGTTGGCGTGTGTGACAAGTACCTGAACAAGAACTCGAACGCCTCGTCAACATCGTCGTCTGCTTCCGCCCAGCAAGAATGA
- a CDS encoding Membrane protein TMS1 — MNSQLNPLAGTFKSSVATRVTYAIIFLLNSLLSWVSQTHSLTSMVEKWTWGLFKYGNEYCKKHNCVGFTNVQRLGFSLGLMHLVLASLLIGVKSTSNPRAVIQNGYWMVKLFALALFMLITYWIPDKFFLFWGNFSSVFFSTCFIMISLILLVDFAHEWAETCMERIEEGEIYLDDAETENSCLEGPSFWRSLLVGGTLGMYLGVIVLTIVMYIYFSHSGCALNTTAISLNLVFVLLATALSVSPTVQEYNPNAGLAQSSMCCIYCTYLIFSACLSEPDDKLCNPLVRYSGTRTLSVVLGAFFTFGAVAYTTTRAAANSVFSHSANSNYSSNAETVLGVVSQQPSRKEMRLQAIRQAVNEGSLPESALEDPSYFDDSETDLGEEETLTKYNYALFHCLFFLATQYIAALLTINVVYEPDSTSFVPVGRTYFNFGMKVASSLMCYLLYIWTLVAPVLFPDRFI; from the coding sequence ATGAATTCACAGCTAAATCCACTTGCCGGCACATTTAAATCGTCCGTTGCCACTAGAGTGACGTACGCCATCATCTTTTTACTAAACTCTCTCCTGTCCTGGGTCAGCCAAACGCACTCGCTGACCTCCATGGTGGAAAAGTGGACATGGGGATTGTTCAAGTACGGAAACGAGTACTGCAAAAAGCACAATTGTGTGGGATTCACCAATGTCCAGAGACTGGGCTTTTCGCTCGGACTGATGCACCTGGTGCTTGCGAGTCTGCTAATCGGCGTGAAATCGACGTCGAATCCGCGTGCAGTGATCCAGAACGGCTACTGGATGGTCAAACTGTTTGCACTTGCCTTGTTCATGCTCATAACGTACTGGATCCCAGACAAGTTTTTCCTATTCTGGGGTAATTTCAGCTCAGTCTTTTTTAGCACCTGTTTTATTATGATTAGTCTGATTTTGCTGGTGGACTTTGCACACGAATGGGCTGAAACGTGTATGGAGCGCATAGAGGAGGGCGAAATCTATCTGGACGATGCAGAGACCGAAAATAGCTGCTTGGAGGGCCCTTCGTTCTGGCGATCGCTGCTTGTCGGGGGCACCCTGGGGATGTATCTAGGAGTCATCGTTCTCACTATCGTGATGTACATCTACTTCTCGCATTCAGGATGTGCTCTCAACACGACGGCCATTTCGCTGAACTTGGTTTTCGTGCTCCTCGCCACTGCGCTTTCTGTCTCGCCAACCGTGCAAGAGTATAACCCGAACGCAGGGCTCGCACAGTCGTCCATGTGTTGCATTTACTGCACGTATCTGATTTTCAGCGCCTGCCTGAGCGAACCAGATGACAAGCTCTGCAATCCGTTGGTCAGATACTCGGGCACCAGAACGCTGTCGGTGGTGTTGGGCGCATTTTTCACGTTCGGAGCCGTGGCCTACACAACGACGCGGGCGGCGGCAAACTCTGTCTTCAGCCACAGCGCAAACTCAAATTACTCGAGCAACGCAGAAACTGTTCTGGGAGTGGTGTCGCAGCAGCCATCGCGCAAAGAAATGAGACTCCAGGCTATACGACAGGCAGTGAACGAGGGATCCTTGCCAGAGTCTGCTCTCGAGGACCCATCGTATTTTGACGACTCCGAGACTGATTTGGGCGAGGAAGAGACCCTGACAAAGTACAATTACGCGCTCTTTCActgtcttttcttcctgGCTACGCAATATATCGCTGCGCTGCTTACAATCAACGTGGTGTATGAGCCGGACTCCACGAGCTTCGTTCCAGTGGGCCGCACATACTTTAACTTCGGCATGAAGGTGGCGAGCTCGCTTATGTGCTACCTTTTGTATATTTGGACGCTGGTGGCCCCGGTGCTGTTTCCTGACAGATTTATCTGA
- a CDS encoding NGL2 Protein involved in 5.8S rRNA processing → MISDDEKRRLRALKKEQKRLEQEHSEGKAVQLFIRRPLVELPRTQPVQNTFTIMSYNLLAQALIRRSLFPDNGAILKWNKRSEALLAELEYYAADIMCLQEMDYIQYNSYWSPKLARLGYENKYYRSGTKNHGVAVFYKASKFTLVDSSFMDYDKVATNGIVPRTATQNVGLLVALQPKNRPESVLVVGTTHLFWHPYGTYERTRQTYVVLQSMLEFEKRVKLLHPNLAKTYKFFAGDFNSQPYDSPYLSIVQKPITYNARCLNVISCSASYDYSNQDGNEHETPVPDEFEPNEEQRKMVHDMENLHNSLPARAISLYSLGYHLVDPKNAGLDNDRNEPFFSNWAHTWRGLLDYIFFVTEWDGSDCTAPDKLEDFEARHGVILKSLLKLPHPTEMDKGQPREGEYPSDHLCIIAEVALR, encoded by the coding sequence atGATTtcagacgacgagaagaGAAGACTGCGTGCTCTGAaaaaggagcagaaacggCTCGAGCAGGAGCATTCTGAAGGGAAAGCAGTGCAGCTCTTCATTCGTCGTCCCCTCGTCGAGCTTCCGCGCACCCAGCCCGTGCAAAACACCTTCACCATCATGTCCTACAACCTGCTCGCACAGGCCCTGATCCGACGCAGTCTCTTCCCCGACAACGGCGCAATACTCAAATGGAATAAGCGGTCCGAGGCTCTGCTAGCGGAATTGGAGTACTACGCCGCAGATATTATGTGTTTGCAGGAGATGGACTATATCCAGTACAACAGTTACTGGAGCCCCAAACTAGCCCGGTTGGGCTACGAAAACAAGTACTATAGATCTGGCACAAAAAATCACGGCGTCGCTGTTTTCTACAAAGCGTCCAAATTTACTCTTGTTGACTCATCATTTATGGACTACGACAAGGTGGCCACCAACGGCATTGTTCCACGCACTGCCACGCAGAACGTAGGACTGCTGGTCGCCTTGCAGCCAAAAAACCGGCCCGAAAGCGTCCTTGTGGTCGGTACCACGCATCTGTTCTGGCATCCGTATGGCACATACGAAAGAACACGCCAGACATACGTGGTTTTGCAATCGATGCTGGAATTTGAGAAACGGGTCAAACTTTTGCACCCAAATCTCGCCAAAACGTACAAATTCTTTGCCGGAGACTTCAACTCGCAGCCTTATGACTCGCCATATCTGTCGATCGTCCAGAAACCGATCACCTACAACGCACGCTGTTTGAACGTTATTTCCTGCTCGGCCTCGTACGACTATTCCAACCAGGACGGCAACGAGCACGAGACGCCTGTCCCAGACGAATTTGAGCCCAATGAGGAGCAGCGCAAAATGGTCCATGACATGGAGAACCTACACAACTCGCTCCCTGCGCGCGCCATCTCTCTGTACTCGCTGGGCTACCATCTAGTTGACCCGAAAAACGCCGGGCTAGACAACGACCGCAACGAACCTTTTTTTTCTAACTGGGCACACACCTGGCGCGGCCTCCTCGACTACATCTTCTTTGTGACCGAGTGGGATGGCTCGGATTGCACTGCACCTGACAAACttgaggattttgaggCCCGGCACGGCGTCATTTTAAAGAGCTTGCTGAAGCTGCCGCACCCCACGGAAATGGATAAGGGCCAGCCACGCGAGGGCGAGTACCCGAGTGACCACCTGTGTATAATTGCCGAGGTCGCATTACGCTAA